A single window of Nocardioides baekrokdamisoli DNA harbors:
- the lepB gene encoding signal peptidase I gives MIRRRVVWIALTAVLALLAAAFVGWILIGRPTTSYYVPSDSMSPTIRVGERILARGVGGGYTPRRFDVIVFSDPGGWLGDHQGGHVLKRVIGLPGETVACCTSSGQLTVDGSALNESGFLPRGLPCDGPARQDNGHSVLGGCKGWSAVVPLGALFLMGDNRTESSDSSWHLCSPGEGLIMRGTGVPCSLAFVPISDVVAIVVS, from the coding sequence ATGATCCGCCGACGGGTGGTGTGGATAGCGTTGACTGCGGTCCTCGCGCTCCTGGCCGCCGCCTTCGTCGGGTGGATCCTGATCGGGAGGCCGACGACGTCGTACTACGTGCCCTCGGATTCGATGTCGCCGACGATCCGGGTAGGCGAACGGATCTTGGCCAGAGGTGTTGGCGGTGGGTACACGCCGAGGCGGTTCGACGTGATCGTCTTCTCGGACCCTGGCGGCTGGCTGGGCGATCACCAGGGCGGCCATGTGCTGAAGCGAGTGATCGGCCTTCCGGGAGAAACTGTCGCCTGCTGCACGTCGTCGGGCCAACTGACCGTCGACGGATCCGCCTTGAACGAGTCCGGGTTCCTGCCGCGCGGCCTGCCCTGCGATGGTCCCGCGAGACAGGACAACGGGCACTCGGTGCTTGGCGGGTGCAAGGGCTGGTCTGCGGTGGTGCCGCTCGGCGCGCTGTTCCTGATGGGTGACAACCGCACCGAATCGTCCGATTCGTCGTGGCATTTGTGCAGCCCGGGCGAAGGGCTGATCATGCGCGGAACCGGAGTGCCGTGCTCGCTGGCCTTCGTTCCGATCAGCGACGTGGTGGCGATCGTCGTGTCCTAG
- a CDS encoding RecB family exonuclease — protein MSTTSPADLVSTPVDGVNVLGALSPSRASDFMTCPLMYRLRSIDKLPEEPSVDAVRGTVVHRVLEQLFDLPAPERTPERADALVSPSWDEVRAGEKDVDGLFESEAAAATWLESCRTVLSKYFDLEDPTRLEPAERELYVESVLESKLLLRGFVDRIDVAPDGSVRVVDYKSGRAPGEMFEAKALFQLKFYALVWWKTRGVIPAMLQLIYLGSGDVLRYQPDEADLRATERKIEAIWKAIQAAQASGDWRHSPSRLCSWCSYQEFCPEFGGTPPALPSVEE, from the coding sequence ATGAGTACGACATCACCCGCCGACCTTGTCTCGACACCGGTCGACGGCGTGAATGTGCTCGGTGCCCTCTCCCCCAGCCGCGCCTCGGACTTCATGACCTGCCCGCTGATGTATCGGCTGCGCTCGATCGACAAGTTGCCCGAGGAGCCGTCGGTCGATGCGGTCCGCGGCACGGTCGTGCACCGGGTGCTTGAGCAGCTGTTCGACCTGCCGGCGCCCGAGCGGACGCCGGAGCGCGCTGACGCGCTCGTGTCGCCCTCATGGGACGAGGTACGCGCCGGCGAGAAGGATGTTGACGGTCTCTTCGAGTCCGAGGCCGCCGCCGCGACCTGGCTCGAGTCGTGCAGGACGGTGCTGTCGAAGTACTTCGATCTCGAGGACCCCACGCGTCTCGAGCCAGCCGAGCGCGAGCTCTATGTGGAGTCCGTGCTCGAGTCGAAGTTGCTCCTGCGAGGTTTCGTCGACCGGATCGATGTCGCGCCCGATGGCTCGGTGAGAGTGGTGGACTACAAGAGCGGCCGCGCGCCTGGCGAGATGTTCGAGGCGAAGGCACTGTTCCAGCTCAAGTTCTACGCGTTGGTGTGGTGGAAGACGCGTGGCGTGATCCCGGCGATGCTCCAGCTGATCTACCTGGGCTCCGGTGACGTCCTTCGCTATCAGCCCGACGAGGCCGATCTCCGGGCCACAGAACGCAAGATCGAGGCCATCTGGAAGGCCATTCAGGCTGCCCAGGCGAGCGGCGACTGGCGCCACAGCCCGTCGCGGCTGTGCTCGTGGTGCAGCTATCAGGAGTTCTGCCCCGAGTTCGGCGGCACGCCCCCGGCGTTGCCCTCAGTCGAGGAGTAG
- the dop gene encoding depupylase/deamidase Dop: MTVRRVMGTEIEYGISVTGNPHANPMTASSQVVNAYAATSLRHRRARWDFEEESPLRDARGYDMNRAVADPSQLTDEELGLANVILTNGGRLYVDHAHPEFSTPEVTSPLDIVRWDKAGERIMRAGAEAARRIPGNPELVLYKNNTDNKGASYGAHENYLMRRETPFPTIVRDLIPFFVSRQVITGAGRVGIGQDGRIHGFQISQRADFFEVEVGLETTLKRPIINTRDEPHAEPEKYRRLHVILGDANLAEISTYLKVGMTSLVLAMIEDGFIQRDLRIERPVAELRAVSHDPTLTHTIEMLDGRTVTAIQLQAEYLELAQKYVQERWGTDVDDQTADVLARWESTLDRLERDPMACADELDWVAKLKLLQSYRDRDGLDWDDAKLHLIDLQYADVRPEKGLYHRLVAAGRMKTLIDDDLVASAVAHPPEDTRAYFRGECLHRFAESVAAASWDSVIFDLPDHDSLQRVAMSEPLRGTKATVGPLMESVRSASELFERLTH, from the coding sequence ATGACGGTCCGACGGGTCATGGGCACGGAGATCGAGTACGGCATCTCGGTCACCGGGAACCCGCACGCCAACCCGATGACCGCGTCGAGCCAGGTGGTCAATGCGTACGCCGCGACGTCGCTGCGCCATCGGCGCGCACGGTGGGACTTCGAGGAGGAGTCGCCGCTGCGCGACGCCCGTGGGTACGACATGAACCGTGCGGTCGCTGACCCCAGTCAGCTCACCGATGAGGAACTCGGCCTCGCCAACGTCATCCTCACCAACGGCGGACGCCTGTACGTCGATCACGCGCACCCGGAGTTCTCCACACCCGAGGTGACGTCACCTCTCGACATCGTGCGGTGGGACAAGGCGGGCGAGCGGATCATGCGAGCCGGTGCCGAGGCAGCGCGACGGATCCCGGGCAATCCCGAACTGGTGCTCTACAAGAACAACACGGACAACAAGGGCGCCTCGTACGGTGCGCACGAGAACTATCTGATGCGCCGCGAGACGCCGTTCCCCACGATCGTGCGCGACCTGATCCCGTTCTTCGTGTCACGGCAGGTGATCACTGGCGCCGGGCGCGTCGGGATCGGTCAGGACGGCCGGATCCACGGGTTCCAGATCAGTCAGCGCGCCGACTTCTTCGAGGTGGAGGTGGGGCTCGAGACCACCTTGAAGCGCCCGATCATCAACACCAGGGATGAACCGCATGCGGAGCCGGAGAAGTACCGTCGTCTGCACGTCATCCTCGGCGACGCCAACCTCGCCGAGATCTCCACGTACCTGAAGGTGGGGATGACGTCTCTGGTCCTGGCGATGATCGAGGATGGCTTCATCCAGCGCGACCTCCGGATCGAACGTCCGGTCGCGGAGTTGCGTGCGGTCTCGCACGACCCGACGCTGACGCACACGATCGAGATGCTCGACGGGCGTACGGTCACGGCCATCCAGTTGCAGGCGGAATACCTCGAGCTGGCACAGAAGTACGTCCAGGAGCGGTGGGGGACCGACGTCGACGACCAGACGGCCGACGTCCTCGCGCGCTGGGAGTCCACCCTGGATCGTCTGGAGCGCGACCCGATGGCGTGTGCCGACGAGTTGGACTGGGTCGCCAAGCTCAAGCTGTTGCAGTCGTATCGTGACCGCGACGGCCTGGATTGGGACGACGCGAAGCTCCACCTGATCGATCTGCAGTACGCCGACGTACGCCCGGAGAAGGGCCTCTATCACCGGCTGGTCGCCGCCGGGCGAATGAAGACCTTGATCGACGACGACCTCGTGGCGTCGGCGGTGGCGCACCCGCCGGAGGACACCCGGGCGTACTTCCGCGGTGAGTGTCTCCATCGGTTCGCCGAGTCGGTGGCAGCGGCCAGTTGGGACTCGGTGATCTTCGACCTGCCCGACCACGACTCGCTCCAACGGGTGGCGATGAGTGAACCGCTGCGCGGCACCAAGGCGACTGTGGGGCCGCTGATGGAGAGCGTACGAAGCGCGTCAGAACTGTTTGAGCGTCTGACTCACTGA
- the prcA gene encoding proteasome subunit alpha — MSMGYVSPEQLMKDRADFARKGISRGRSVVGLQYADGLLFVSENPSAALHKVSEIYDRIAFAAVGRYNEFENLRIAGVRLADMRGYAYDRRDVTGRGLANAYAQTLGSIFSSGGEKPYEVELFVGEVGDTVEGDQLYRLTYDGQVADEHGYAVMGGAAETVDEYLKANYVESQDLPAAVRIAVSALGHNSATPRTIPVDDLEVAVLDRTRPQARKFRRLREPELNDILG, encoded by the coding sequence ATGTCGATGGGCTATGTCAGCCCCGAGCAACTGATGAAGGACCGTGCGGACTTCGCCCGCAAGGGGATCTCGCGCGGTCGGTCGGTTGTCGGTCTGCAGTACGCCGACGGGTTGCTGTTCGTTTCCGAGAATCCGTCCGCCGCGCTGCACAAGGTCAGCGAGATCTACGACCGGATCGCATTTGCTGCCGTCGGCCGCTACAACGAGTTCGAGAACCTGCGGATCGCCGGCGTACGCCTCGCCGACATGCGCGGCTACGCGTACGACCGTCGCGACGTCACCGGGCGCGGGCTAGCCAATGCGTACGCCCAGACGCTCGGCTCGATCTTCTCCAGCGGCGGCGAGAAGCCGTACGAGGTCGAGCTCTTCGTCGGAGAGGTCGGCGACACGGTGGAGGGTGATCAACTCTATCGCCTGACCTACGACGGTCAGGTAGCGGACGAGCACGGGTACGCCGTGATGGGCGGCGCTGCCGAGACGGTCGACGAATACCTGAAGGCCAACTACGTGGAGAGCCAGGACCTGCCGGCCGCGGTACGCATCGCGGTCAGCGCGCTGGGTCACAACAGTGCCACGCCACGCACGATCCCCGTTGATGACCTGGAGGTGGCCGTGCTGGATCGCACGCGGCCCCAGGCCCGGAAGTTCCGTCGGCTGCGCGAGCCGGAGCTCAACGACATCCTCGGCTGA
- a CDS encoding pirin family protein: MPAITVADTTVLPRLIKPGIADRSRTPLQITTAPRDYEGEGFPVKRAFAGLDLSLIDPFIMLDEMGAVEYAPGEPKGTPWHPHRGFETVTYIMDGQFDHRDSHGGGGTITNGDTQWMTAGSGLLHIEAPPEWLVAAGGLFHGLQLWVNLPADQKMTQPKYQDLRATEVGLVSSADGASLARIIAGELPTTAGAVGGPGSTTTPMAMTHITVPAGARIDLPWPKDFNALVYVMAGRGSVGGVGQPIHHGQAAVLGSGEYVSLSADVRQDAHMPALEVIVLGGRPIAEPIAWAGPFVMNTRSELVTAMDDYNKGRFGHIPAL; encoded by the coding sequence ATGCCCGCCATCACCGTTGCCGACACCACCGTCCTGCCACGCCTGATCAAGCCGGGCATCGCCGATCGCAGCCGCACTCCCCTGCAGATCACGACCGCGCCGCGGGACTACGAGGGAGAGGGCTTCCCCGTCAAGCGCGCGTTCGCCGGCCTGGATCTCAGTCTGATCGACCCGTTCATCATGCTCGACGAGATGGGTGCCGTGGAGTACGCGCCGGGCGAGCCCAAGGGCACCCCGTGGCACCCCCACCGGGGGTTCGAGACGGTCACCTACATCATGGACGGCCAGTTCGATCACCGTGACAGCCATGGCGGCGGCGGCACGATCACCAATGGCGACACGCAGTGGATGACTGCCGGAAGCGGCCTGCTGCACATCGAGGCGCCGCCGGAGTGGCTGGTCGCCGCGGGTGGGCTGTTCCACGGCCTGCAACTGTGGGTGAACCTGCCTGCTGACCAGAAGATGACCCAGCCGAAGTATCAGGACCTGCGCGCCACCGAAGTCGGGCTCGTGTCCTCGGCCGATGGCGCTTCGCTGGCGCGAATCATCGCCGGCGAGCTGCCGACCACGGCTGGAGCCGTCGGTGGACCCGGCTCGACGACGACGCCGATGGCGATGACTCACATCACGGTGCCGGCCGGCGCCCGGATCGACCTGCCGTGGCCGAAGGACTTCAACGCACTCGTCTACGTCATGGCCGGACGTGGAAGCGTCGGTGGCGTCGGTCAGCCGATCCACCACGGTCAGGCGGCCGTCCTCGGGTCCGGTGAGTACGTCTCGCTCTCAGCGGACGTGCGCCAGGACGCACACATGCCGGCGCTGGAGGTGATCGTGCTGGGTGGACGTCCGATCGCCGAGCCGATCGCGTGGGCCGGGCCGTTCGTGATGAACACCCGCTCCGAACTCGTCACCGCGATGGACGACTACAACAAGGGCCGGTTCGGGCACATCCCGGCATTGTGA
- a CDS encoding site-2 protease family protein, with product MAGKQDLHPVGGLRLGHVTGSPVYVTPSWFLFAIIFSLAVGPRVDSIEPGLGAWKYLAGFAFAVVLLASILIHEAAHTIAAQRLGYETGPIVLHFLGGHSTMLAESRRPRDQFIVGVVGPLASLAIAGVGFLGFLGHPTGLIRAAVWELAGANLIVGAFNLLPGLPLDGGLVLRSGLWALTKNAATATRIAAWCGRLLAILVLLVPFALSVANIYEVSTVNSVLFALVALTMWTSASSALGRTHRDAILNRMADIHVRDLTRRTLTVPDDLPLAEAVRRAHEAEAGSIVTVTADGRPLGIVHEGALAATPQDRRPWLATSTVTRALTPGLTVPADIGVVDLLKLMQAEPSTEYLALEADGSICGVVSAADVDAAFRQSAQ from the coding sequence ATGGCTGGCAAGCAGGACCTCCACCCCGTCGGTGGGTTGCGTCTGGGACATGTCACGGGCAGCCCGGTGTACGTGACGCCGTCGTGGTTCCTGTTCGCGATCATCTTCTCGCTCGCCGTCGGGCCACGGGTCGACTCCATCGAGCCAGGCCTGGGCGCGTGGAAGTACCTCGCCGGCTTCGCCTTCGCCGTGGTGCTGCTGGCCTCGATCCTCATCCATGAGGCTGCTCACACGATCGCGGCCCAACGGCTCGGGTACGAGACCGGCCCGATCGTGCTGCACTTCCTGGGCGGCCACTCGACGATGCTTGCTGAATCCCGCCGTCCCCGGGACCAGTTCATCGTGGGAGTGGTGGGGCCGCTCGCCTCGCTGGCGATCGCCGGCGTGGGTTTCCTCGGGTTCCTCGGGCATCCGACCGGGCTCATCCGCGCAGCCGTCTGGGAGCTCGCCGGGGCGAACCTCATCGTCGGCGCGTTCAACCTGCTCCCCGGCCTGCCGCTCGACGGCGGGCTGGTGCTGCGCTCAGGTCTGTGGGCGCTCACCAAGAACGCGGCGACAGCCACGCGGATCGCGGCATGGTGCGGCCGGCTCCTTGCGATCCTGGTGCTGCTGGTGCCGTTCGCCCTGTCCGTCGCGAACATCTACGAGGTGTCGACGGTCAACTCCGTCCTCTTCGCCCTCGTCGCGCTGACGATGTGGACGTCAGCATCCTCGGCCCTGGGGCGTACGCACCGCGATGCCATCCTGAACCGGATGGCCGACATCCATGTCCGCGATCTGACGCGGCGTACGCTCACCGTCCCCGACGACCTGCCGTTGGCCGAGGCCGTACGCCGCGCCCACGAGGCGGAGGCCGGCTCGATCGTCACCGTGACAGCTGACGGGCGGCCGTTGGGAATCGTCCACGAAGGAGCCCTGGCGGCCACACCCCAGGACCGTCGTCCGTGGCTCGCGACCTCGACGGTGACCCGCGCGTTGACTCCCGGGCTGACCGTCCCGGCCGACATCGGCGTCGTTGACCTCCTCAAGTTGATGCAGGCCGAGCCGTCCACGGAATACCTCGCCCTGGAGGCTGACGGCTCCATCTGCGGGGTCGTCTCCGCCGCTGACGTGGATGCCGCATTCCGCCAGTCCGCGCAGTAG
- a CDS encoding tRNA (adenine-N1)-methyltransferase — protein sequence MNEAHETDDVPAEAFSGVHRGPLREGEWVRLTDAKGRRHNFELVAGKRFFSNKGHVEHDDLIGRDEGFTVMASTGSEYLVFRPLLSEFVVSMPRGAAVVYPKDAAQIVALADIFPGARVVEAGVGSGALTCSLLRAVGPYGQLTSFERREEFADVARKNVGQLFGQHPPTWSLELGDLQEQLPARGLRADRIILDMLAPWECVDAVADALYPGGVVCGYIATTTQMSRFVETLRAHGGFTEPQAWESLVRDWHVEGLAVRPGHKMIGHTAFLVTARRLAPGERPPRKTRRPAPGAYGLDYTGPRPVDIPSYEDLLAAEQTND from the coding sequence ATGAACGAGGCGCACGAGACCGACGACGTACCCGCCGAAGCATTCAGCGGCGTGCACCGTGGGCCGCTCCGTGAAGGTGAGTGGGTGCGTCTGACCGACGCCAAGGGCCGTCGTCACAACTTCGAACTGGTCGCTGGGAAGCGCTTCTTCTCCAACAAGGGTCACGTCGAGCATGACGACCTCATCGGGCGTGACGAGGGCTTCACCGTGATGGCCTCGACCGGCAGTGAGTACCTGGTCTTCCGCCCGCTGCTGAGCGAGTTCGTGGTGTCGATGCCGCGTGGCGCAGCTGTGGTGTATCCGAAGGACGCGGCCCAGATCGTCGCGTTGGCCGACATCTTCCCGGGGGCGCGTGTGGTCGAGGCCGGTGTCGGCTCCGGCGCGTTGACCTGTTCACTCCTCCGCGCAGTCGGTCCGTACGGTCAGCTGACGTCGTTCGAGCGCCGCGAGGAGTTCGCCGACGTGGCCCGGAAGAACGTCGGTCAGCTCTTCGGTCAGCACCCGCCGACGTGGTCGCTCGAGCTCGGTGACCTCCAGGAGCAACTCCCGGCGCGTGGCCTGCGCGCGGACCGGATCATCCTCGACATGCTGGCGCCGTGGGAGTGCGTGGATGCCGTCGCCGACGCCCTGTACCCGGGTGGCGTCGTCTGCGGCTACATCGCGACGACCACGCAGATGTCGCGGTTCGTCGAGACGCTGCGCGCGCACGGCGGCTTCACCGAGCCGCAGGCGTGGGAGTCACTGGTCCGCGACTGGCACGTCGAAGGGCTCGCGGTGCGCCCCGGTCACAAGATGATCGGCCACACCGCCTTCCTCGTCACCGCCCGTCGACTTGCTCCGGGTGAGCGCCCGCCGCGCAAGACCCGCCGTCCGGCGCCCGGTGCGTACGGGCTGGATTACACCGGGCCTCGTCCGGTCGACATCCCGTCGTACGAGGACCTGCTCGCAGCCGAGCAAACCAACGACTGA
- a CDS encoding DUF1003 domain-containing protein, translating into MTDFAYTQHPHVEARKAAGPPTRAKATETIHGDSKVGRVNAKIGLRITMIVGTMWAAYAFFALSVVSLPSALQSHSAIVIVAWIAQTFLQLVLLPIILVGQNLQAASSDARAQATYDDASAVLEEAKQIQAHLLVQDEAIKSILTHLNGIGGSKS; encoded by the coding sequence ATGACCGACTTCGCGTACACCCAGCACCCGCACGTGGAAGCGCGGAAGGCCGCCGGACCACCCACCAGGGCGAAAGCGACCGAGACGATCCATGGCGACAGCAAAGTCGGTCGGGTCAACGCCAAGATCGGTCTGAGGATCACGATGATCGTCGGCACGATGTGGGCGGCGTACGCATTCTTTGCGCTGTCGGTGGTGTCCCTGCCGAGCGCGCTCCAGTCGCACAGTGCGATTGTGATCGTCGCCTGGATCGCGCAGACCTTCCTCCAGTTGGTGCTGCTGCCGATCATCCTCGTCGGTCAGAACCTGCAGGCGGCGTCGTCCGATGCGCGCGCCCAGGCCACGTACGACGACGCCTCGGCCGTGCTCGAAGAGGCCAAACAGATCCAGGCGCACCTGCTGGTTCAGGACGAGGCAATCAAGAGCATCCTGACGCACCTCAACGGCATCGGCGGCTCGAAGTCCTGA
- the arc gene encoding proteasome ATPase: MTTSDADGLRTGGSAADSDPRAHIASLTATNERLASTLRDARDQIVRLKEEVDRLAQPPSGFGVYLGTNDDGSVDIFTNGRKLRVSLSPAVEATDLRRGQEVILNEAMNVVSALAFEKIGEVVMFKELLADGERALVINHADEERVVRLADPLMDSYIRAGDSLLVESRSGYAYEKVPKSEVEELILEEVPDISYESIGGLGDQIELIQDAVELPYLYPELFSEYELRPPKGILLYGPPGCGKTLIAKAVANSLAKKVAAKTGAEGKSYFLNIKGPELLNKYVGETERHIRLVFQRAREKASAGTPVIVFFDEMDSLFRTRGTGVSSDVENTIVPQLLSEIDGVEALENVLIIGASNREDMIDPAILRPGRLDVKIKIERPDAQAARDIFSKYLVNSLPLHAEDLAEFGGDKHSALAAMIDRTVERMYTETEENRFLEVTYANGDKEVLYFKDFNSGAMIQNIVDRAKKMAIKDVIEHDSKGLRVSHLLQACVDEFKENEDLPNTTNPDDWARISGKKGERIVFIRTLITGKQGTEPGRSIETVANTGQYL; encoded by the coding sequence ATGACGACATCCGACGCCGACGGCCTGCGAACGGGCGGCAGCGCCGCGGATTCCGATCCGCGCGCGCACATCGCCTCGCTCACCGCGACCAACGAACGCCTGGCCTCCACGCTGCGCGACGCACGCGATCAGATCGTACGACTGAAGGAAGAAGTCGACCGTCTGGCCCAGCCGCCGTCGGGCTTCGGCGTCTACCTGGGTACGAACGACGACGGCTCGGTCGACATCTTCACCAACGGACGGAAGTTGCGGGTCTCACTGTCGCCCGCGGTTGAAGCCACTGACCTGCGCCGTGGTCAGGAGGTCATCCTCAACGAGGCGATGAACGTCGTCTCCGCGCTCGCCTTCGAGAAGATCGGCGAGGTGGTGATGTTCAAGGAGCTCCTCGCGGACGGTGAGCGAGCACTGGTGATCAACCACGCCGACGAGGAACGCGTCGTACGCCTCGCAGACCCGCTGATGGACTCCTACATCCGTGCCGGCGACTCCCTGTTGGTCGAGTCGCGCAGCGGCTACGCGTACGAGAAGGTCCCGAAGTCGGAGGTCGAGGAACTCATTCTCGAAGAGGTTCCGGACATCTCGTACGAGTCGATCGGCGGGCTGGGCGACCAGATTGAGCTGATCCAGGACGCAGTGGAGTTGCCGTACCTCTACCCGGAGTTGTTCAGCGAGTACGAGTTGCGCCCACCGAAGGGCATCCTGCTGTACGGCCCTCCCGGCTGTGGCAAGACGCTGATCGCGAAGGCGGTGGCGAACAGCCTCGCCAAGAAGGTGGCTGCCAAGACAGGCGCCGAGGGCAAGTCGTACTTCCTGAATATCAAGGGCCCCGAACTCCTCAACAAATACGTCGGCGAGACCGAGCGGCACATCCGGCTGGTGTTCCAGCGAGCGCGGGAGAAGGCGAGTGCCGGGACTCCGGTGATCGTCTTCTTCGATGAGATGGACTCCCTGTTCCGGACGCGCGGCACGGGCGTGTCCTCCGACGTGGAGAACACCATCGTTCCGCAGTTGCTCAGCGAGATCGACGGCGTCGAGGCGTTGGAGAACGTCCTGATCATCGGCGCCTCCAACCGGGAGGACATGATCGATCCCGCGATCCTGCGACCCGGCCGGCTCGACGTGAAGATCAAGATCGAACGCCCGGACGCCCAGGCGGCCCGGGACATCTTCAGCAAATACCTGGTCAACAGCCTCCCGCTCCACGCCGAGGATCTGGCCGAGTTCGGTGGGGACAAGCACAGCGCTCTGGCGGCGATGATCGATCGCACCGTCGAGCGGATGTACACCGAGACCGAGGAGAACCGCTTCCTCGAAGTCACGTACGCCAACGGCGACAAGGAAGTCCTCTACTTCAAGGACTTCAACTCCGGCGCGATGATCCAGAACATCGTCGACCGTGCCAAGAAGATGGCGATCAAGGACGTCATCGAGCACGACAGCAAGGGGCTGCGGGTGAGTCACCTGCTGCAGGCATGTGTCGATGAGTTCAAGGAGAACGAGGACCTTCCGAACACCACCAACCCGGACGACTGGGCGCGGATCTCGGGCAAGAAGGGCGAGCGGATCGTCTTCATCCGTACGCTCATCACCGGCAAGCAGGGCACGGAGCCAGGTCGGTCGATCGAGACCGTGGCGAACACCGGTCAGTACCTCTGA
- a CDS encoding HAD family hydrolase — protein sequence MDHRLPAAVLWDMDGTLVDTEPFWFQGEYALAEEHGGEWTHEDALNLVGNDMLVTGAYLRDRWGLEFTPTEMVDKLHDKVVASIAASDDVPWRPGALDLLESLNEAGIPCALVTMSWDVMALPIVARLPRGRFDAVITGDKVVRGKPHPDPYLEGAAALGARPADCIAIEDSNTGATSAETAGCTVITVENHVALAPGRRRIAQPTLVGLTPTRLGELLLD from the coding sequence GTGGACCATCGTCTCCCTGCCGCCGTCCTGTGGGACATGGACGGCACCCTCGTCGACACCGAGCCATTCTGGTTCCAGGGTGAGTACGCGCTGGCGGAGGAGCACGGCGGGGAATGGACCCACGAGGACGCACTCAATCTCGTCGGCAACGACATGTTGGTCACCGGCGCCTACCTGCGTGACCGCTGGGGCCTGGAATTCACGCCCACCGAGATGGTCGACAAGCTTCACGACAAGGTCGTCGCGAGCATTGCAGCTTCCGACGATGTCCCGTGGCGGCCCGGTGCCCTCGACCTGCTGGAGTCGCTCAACGAGGCCGGCATTCCGTGCGCCCTGGTCACGATGTCGTGGGACGTGATGGCGCTGCCGATCGTCGCCCGCCTGCCGCGGGGTCGCTTCGATGCAGTCATCACCGGCGACAAGGTCGTACGCGGGAAACCGCACCCGGATCCATATCTCGAGGGTGCGGCCGCGCTGGGCGCTCGTCCTGCCGATTGCATCGCGATCGAGGACTCCAACACCGGTGCCACCTCGGCGGAAACTGCGGGTTGCACTGTCATCACCGTCGAGAACCATGTCGCCCTCGCTCCCGGGCGACGACGGATCGCCCAGCCGACCCTGGTCGGGCTCACGCCCACCCGTCTGGGCGAGCTACTCCTCGACTGA
- a CDS encoding ubiquitin-like protein Pup, which yields MAQEQKQPHASESDVEETDVDQVETPKHDALDADIDDILDQIDDVLEVNAEDFVKSFIQKGGE from the coding sequence ATGGCACAGGAACAGAAGCAACCGCACGCTTCGGAGTCCGACGTCGAGGAGACGGACGTCGATCAGGTCGAGACTCCCAAGCACGACGCGCTCGACGCTGACATCGACGACATCCTCGACCAGATCGATGACGTCCTCGAGGTGAACGCTGAGGACTTCGTCAAGTCGTTCATCCAGAAGGGCGGCGAGTGA
- the prcB gene encoding proteasome subunit beta has protein sequence MNEARLPGAYSAPGSASFTDFLTSQAPDLLPLNRNLGKDASDLAPHGTTIVAVTFAGGVLLAGDRRATMGNMIASRDIQKVFPADEFSAVGIAGTAGLAVEMVRLFQTELEHYEKIEGTTLSFDGKANRLSGLIRNNLAMAMQGLAVVPLFAGYDQATGVGRIFSYDVTGGRYEETGFHSVGSGSVFARGSLKKLYRDGLSAEDAVTVAIQALYDAADDDSATGGPDLTRRIFPVIHLISSSGGVRVPDTQVAAVADAVVAGRMTSPNGPIAELDGGAR, from the coding sequence GTGAACGAGGCACGGCTGCCAGGTGCGTACTCCGCTCCGGGCAGCGCCTCGTTCACTGACTTCCTGACCTCGCAGGCCCCTGATCTGCTGCCGCTGAACCGCAACCTGGGCAAGGACGCCTCGGACCTGGCCCCTCACGGCACCACGATCGTGGCAGTGACGTTTGCTGGAGGAGTTCTCCTGGCCGGCGATCGGCGCGCGACCATGGGCAACATGATCGCCTCGCGCGACATTCAGAAGGTCTTCCCTGCCGATGAGTTCTCCGCCGTGGGCATCGCCGGCACGGCCGGGCTCGCAGTCGAGATGGTGCGGCTCTTCCAGACCGAGCTCGAGCACTACGAGAAGATCGAGGGCACCACGCTCTCCTTCGACGGCAAGGCCAACCGCCTGTCCGGTCTGATCCGCAACAACCTCGCGATGGCGATGCAGGGTCTGGCAGTGGTTCCGCTCTTCGCCGGGTACGACCAGGCCACAGGCGTCGGCCGGATCTTCTCCTACGACGTCACCGGCGGAAGGTATGAGGAGACCGGGTTCCACTCGGTTGGCTCGGGATCCGTCTTCGCACGAGGATCATTGAAGAAGTTGTACCGTGATGGCCTGTCCGCCGAGGACGCGGTCACGGTGGCCATTCAGGCTCTGTACGACGCGGCCGACGACGACTCCGCGACCGGTGGTCCGGATCTCACCCGCCGGATCTTCCCGGTCATCCATCTGATCTCGTCCAGCGGTGGCGTGCGTGTGCCCGACACCCAGGTCGCGGCGGTCGCCGATGCTGTCGTGGCGGGCCGAATGACATCCCCCAACGGCCCGATCGCCGAGTTGGACGGAGGCGCGCGATGA